AAACTACCTACCAGCAACGTCTCGAGCTTCGTCATCGCAACCACACCTTTTGGTATTCTTCCGAGAAGGCTGAGCGCTTCCAGCCAGTAGAGATACTTCTTACTAAGAAACTGATGGACTGTGCCATCGTCTTGTAGGTCGTCGATAGGCATCAAAGTTCTATCCGAGACGGCAGCGCTTAGGTGGTCAACCCAGTAGAAGCACGAGTATCGCGCCGAGGCCAACGGGTTGGGATCAGGCTGGCGGACATCATCTATAGAGATGCCGGGATGGTGTAGATCGTACATGTCGCGCCGCAGGGACCTGGACATCACCAGCAGCGACCTCGAGAAGATGGTATGGTGCTGGTCCGTGGTGCCAGAAGGTACGATCTGGTTGGATGCCTTGTCAAGCAGGTATTCCTTCGCCGATTGATGCACAAAGTAAATGACACCTTTTCGAAGAGTCAAGAAAGAGCCACAGGATCCGATGGTCTCTTTCAACTCATCCTGGTCGAATTCCTCGAGCGACTCAACAAGAGATATCAGCTCCTTCAACGTGACGGGGCTGTATACGACCGACACAATAGCAAAGATCTGCTTGCACAGGCCCGCATCATCTGAGTTGATAATGTGTTCCATCATTCGCTCATAAAGTTGATCAAGTCCTGCTGGGAATGACGTTAACTTCGTAAGCATATGCTGTCTTGGGACCTTAGGACCCGCGAGTTCTTTGCAGACTAAAGCTACCCAGAGAAAAGTGCCATTGGCATGAGACATCAAGTAGTGTTGGACAGCGTAGCGTATCTTGTCGTCGTAATTCTCTTCACATATCAATTGATCCACTTTGTGTCGGATGTACACGTCAACTGCTTCGCAAATGGTGCTCCCAATGTCCTCAAGACACAGCTTGGCTGTGTGTGTTGCATTTCTGAGCCTCGGCCCAATGTCTGGGCAGTGGTTGCGGCTGGATACAATCCACTTGATATGGGAAGGCGACTTGAAAAtaaagtcaagaagctctgaGTGCTTCGTTTTGCACTCGTCAAGGGCATCGATGATCAAGACCACATCCTCCAGAGCTGGATCGTTCAGCATGTCCATGAATATATCGGTCAGAGGCACCCAGGCATTGATGCTCTCAAAACGTTTCTCCTCTTGGGTATCGTACTTCGTCCGTACGTAGGAAATGAGTGATGGTTGctggatgatgagaaggtAGATGAGGCCGCGCAGCACGCCCGTGGCACTGCTCAATTGAGCCTCTGTAGCCTGACAGAAGAAATAAGACAGTCGTTTCGCAGACTCTTTCTCTAGCTCATCTATGATGCCGCAGAGGAGCATTGTCTTGCCTTTGCCGGGGTCGCCTTTGATCCAGAGCAGCCGGCTTTGCGGGTCGTCACGAAATCGTTGAAAGCGGTCGTTCTTGAGAATCCAGCAGTAGGAGCCCTTGAGCAGGCCGCCCTTTGTCTCCAGGATTCGCTGCTTGTCGTCGCGGGGGTCAGTCACGTATAGATGCTTCAGACATCGCATGTTCTTGACGCCTGGGAACTTTGTCTTAGCAAACCATTCTAACAGCTGAGTACATCTAATAGAAGGGCCAACAAGTTAAGATGCCACTTGCCTTGGTCGGGCGGTCCGCCGAAGTCGATAATCTGATGGTCAACAGTCAAGGTGCTAGCGACAACCCCTGCGTTTCCGGACAAGGTTATATCCTTTTCATTCGCCATTATAAAGACGCgaaataaaagtattatgGACGAGCCAAAGGCAACGGACTGGTACACAGGGTGGAAAGAGGCAATCGGCCGGGAAGACTCCTAGAGACTCGGATCAGAGGATGGGCGACTTTCAGACTGGCTCCAAGACCAACCAAAGGTGCAGTAAAAGCGCGTCAACCCTGAACAAAAATGAGAAACCTGGGCTCTTCAATCGAGGGGGGTGCCAAAACATCACGGACTGGTCTCGCTTTGACACAACCATACGGGACCAAGCGCTGGGAAGCTGTATATAAATAAACGTCAAAGCATGACCAACAAGCTACATGGCCGTAACAATTCCTGCACTATTAAGAGAAAGATATTCCGTTAGCCGGCTAGACACGCGAAGATGGAGCTAAAGGAAGATTGGAGGGGCAGCTGGTTATATTTCGT
This genomic interval from Fusarium oxysporum f. sp. lycopersici 4287 chromosome 3, whole genome shotgun sequence contains the following:
- a CDS encoding hypothetical protein (At least one base has a quality score < 10), whose amino-acid sequence is MANEKDITLSGNAGVVASTLTVDHQIIDFGGPPDQGKWHLNLLALLLDVLSCVKNMRCLKHLYVTDPRDDKQRILETKGGLLKGSYCWILKNDRFQRFRDDPQSRLLWIKGDPGKGKTMLLCGIIDELEKESAKRLSYFFCQATEAQLSSATGVLRGLIYLLIIQQPSLISYVRTKYDTQEEKRFESINAWVPLTDIFMDMLNDPALEDVVLIIDALDECKTKHSELLDFIFKSPSHIKWIVSSRNHCPDIGPRLRNATHTAKLCLEDIGSTICEAVDVYIRHKVDQLICEENYDDKIRYAVQHYLMSHANGTFLWVALVCKELAGPKVPRQHMLTKLTSFPAGLDQLYERMMEHIINSDDAGLCKQIFAIVSVVYSPVTLKELISLVESLEEFDQDELKETIGSCGSFLTLRKGVIYFVHQSAKEYLLDKASNQIVPSGTTDQHHTIFSRSLLVMSRSLRRDMYDLHHPGISIDDVRQPDPNPLASARYSCFYWVDHLSAAVSDRTLMPIDDLQDDGTVHQFLSKKYLYWLEALSLLGRIPKGVVAMTKLETLLNGSEGTRLFDFVRDARRFILAHGRAIRNAPLQAYVSALTFSPRRSVTRRLFKEEEPSWILAKPTIAENWDACLETLEGHDGGVNWVVFSPDGQRLASASREGTVKMWDIGTGHCTATLEGHGGGVHSVVFSLDGQRLASASHDTTVKIWDATTGHCMATLRGHDDEVCSVAFSLDGQRLASASRDRTVKIWDATTGECTATLEGHHGCVNSVVFSPDSQRLASASIDRIAKIWDATTVQCLATLVIGSVADTIRFDKTGTHLLTDNLMFNLNLISHPSSFATAPASSLQPHPCQCQGYGISADRKWITYRGRNLLWLPFEYRPVKSAIATSIALGCSSGWVLLFQFSGEGPILS